The Leucobacter rhizosphaerae genome includes a region encoding these proteins:
- a CDS encoding ABC transporter permease encodes MNLFADAIAWLLDPAQWSGPGGIPTRLLQHLAITGATMLIAGVIALPAGVLIGHTRRGAGLVGGLSGAARALPTLGLLTLFGLALGIGLTAPMLALIILAIPSLLAGAYAGVQAIDPSVPAAAKAVGFSPRQVVLRVELPLALPVLVGGIRAATLQVVSTATLAAYTADFGLGRYLFAGLKSRDYPQMLGGALLVVLLTIVLEVALAQCQRAAQRRFGGERPPARRSRAASRTRTAAAPQTSQ; translated from the coding sequence ATGAACCTCTTCGCCGACGCCATCGCCTGGCTGCTCGATCCGGCGCAGTGGTCCGGGCCCGGCGGGATCCCGACGCGGCTGCTGCAGCACCTCGCGATCACGGGGGCGACGATGCTCATCGCCGGCGTGATCGCGCTCCCCGCGGGCGTGCTCATCGGGCACACCCGCCGGGGCGCCGGCCTCGTCGGCGGCCTGAGCGGGGCGGCCCGTGCGCTGCCCACGCTCGGGCTCCTGACCCTCTTCGGGCTCGCCCTCGGCATCGGCCTCACCGCACCGATGCTCGCCCTCATCATCCTCGCGATCCCGTCGCTGCTCGCGGGCGCCTACGCCGGAGTGCAGGCCATCGACCCGTCGGTCCCGGCGGCCGCGAAGGCCGTAGGGTTCAGCCCCCGCCAGGTCGTGCTGCGCGTCGAACTCCCGCTGGCCCTCCCGGTGCTCGTCGGCGGCATCCGAGCGGCCACGCTGCAGGTTGTGTCCACCGCGACGCTGGCGGCGTACACGGCCGACTTCGGCCTCGGCCGGTACCTCTTCGCGGGTCTCAAGTCGCGGGACTACCCGCAGATGCTCGGCGGTGCCCTGCTCGTGGTGCTGCTCACGATCGTGCTCGAGGTCGCCCTCGCCCAGTGCCAGCGCGCCGCCCAGCGGCGGTTCGGCGGCGAGCGGCCACCCGCCCGCCGATCCCGCGCCGCGTCGCGCACCCGCACCGCGGCCGCGCCCCAGACTTCTCAGTGA
- a CDS encoding ABC transporter permease: MKWLLGNWQQVWELTVAHLVLSLPAILLALLIAVPIGRLAFRRPRFGGPLLSVATLAYAIPALPLLIIIPALIGVPLRSWQNMVAALTIYGVALLVRTAADAFASVDPTLRDAAIAVGTSRAGLFWRVDLPLAIPVLISGVRVVTVSTISLVTIGALIGVPSLGSLLTDGFQRGIAGEVWTGVIATVLLAVILDGLVLGIGRLLTPWTRRQSTLARGGAA, translated from the coding sequence GTGAAGTGGCTGCTCGGCAATTGGCAGCAGGTGTGGGAGCTCACGGTCGCCCACCTGGTGCTCAGCCTGCCCGCGATCCTGCTGGCGCTGCTGATCGCCGTCCCGATCGGACGGCTCGCGTTCCGACGTCCGCGGTTCGGCGGCCCCCTGCTGTCGGTCGCCACGCTGGCCTACGCCATCCCCGCGCTCCCGCTGCTCATCATCATCCCGGCACTCATCGGCGTCCCGCTGAGATCCTGGCAGAACATGGTGGCGGCGCTCACCATCTACGGTGTCGCCCTGCTCGTGCGCACGGCCGCCGACGCCTTCGCGTCCGTGGACCCGACGCTGCGCGACGCGGCCATCGCGGTGGGCACCTCCCGAGCCGGCCTCTTCTGGCGCGTCGACCTCCCGCTCGCGATCCCGGTGCTGATCTCGGGGGTTCGTGTGGTCACCGTGTCCACGATCAGCCTCGTCACCATCGGCGCCCTGATCGGGGTCCCGAGCCTCGGCTCGCTCCTGACCGACGGCTTCCAGCGCGGCATCGCGGGTGAGGTATGGACCGGCGTGATCGCCACCGTGCTGCTCGCGGTGATCCTCGACGGGCTCGTGCTCGGGATCGGGCGACTGCTCACTCCGTGGACCCGGCGGCAGTCGACCCTCGCGAGGGGAGGCGCGGCATGA
- a CDS encoding ABC transporter ATP-binding protein, with protein sequence MIEFEHVSKVYPGGAEAVGDFSCVIPSHRTVVLVGSSGSGKTTLLRMINRMVDPSDGRVCIDGEDIRNRNPVELRRSIGYVLQHGGLLPHRTVLDNVATVPVLRGTQRGAARADARELLERVGLDPALGDRYPSQLSGGQQQRVGVARALAADPNILLMDEPFGAVDPIVRRELQQELLRLQSELGKTIVFVTHDIEEAFLLGDEVIVLSEGGRIAQRGTPADILAHPADDFVRDFVGADRAERTLETVEVEGRQLVVDGDGRPVGVLNR encoded by the coding sequence GTGATCGAATTTGAACACGTGTCAAAGGTGTACCCGGGCGGAGCAGAGGCCGTGGGGGACTTCTCCTGCGTCATCCCGTCCCACCGCACCGTCGTGCTCGTCGGATCCTCGGGATCGGGGAAGACGACGCTGCTGCGCATGATCAACCGGATGGTCGATCCGAGCGACGGACGGGTGTGCATCGACGGGGAGGACATTCGCAACCGGAACCCCGTCGAACTGCGACGGTCGATCGGCTACGTCCTGCAGCACGGCGGACTCCTGCCGCACCGCACGGTGCTCGACAACGTCGCCACGGTGCCGGTGCTCCGCGGCACGCAGCGCGGTGCGGCGCGAGCCGACGCGCGGGAGCTCCTCGAGCGTGTGGGGCTCGATCCCGCACTCGGCGACCGGTATCCGTCGCAGCTCTCGGGTGGGCAGCAGCAGCGAGTCGGCGTTGCCCGCGCGCTCGCCGCCGACCCCAACATCCTGCTCATGGACGAGCCGTTCGGGGCCGTCGACCCCATCGTGCGCCGCGAGCTGCAGCAGGAGCTCCTCCGGTTGCAGTCCGAGCTCGGCAAGACGATCGTCTTCGTCACGCACGACATCGAGGAGGCGTTCCTGCTCGGTGACGAGGTCATCGTGCTGAGCGAGGGCGGCCGGATCGCGCAGCGCGGTACCCCGGCCGACATCCTGGCGCATCCCGCGGACGACTTCGTGCGCGACTTCGTCGGGGCCGATCGCGCGGAGCGGACGCTCGAGACCGTCGAGGTCGAGGGACGGCAGCTCGTGGTCGACGGCGACGGCCGCCCGGTGGGAGTACTGAACCGGTGA
- a CDS encoding TetR/AcrR family transcriptional regulator — MAWDTEATKRKLLDAGSRQFAAHGFAGTRMEAIGRDAGVNKERVYQYFGDKRGFYAAVLADRLDTLFADAELGGTGADAVGAYAGALFDRYVEHPELPRLLAWESLELPDPVSIAHRTDICRDRAAAIGAALPGVDPGAAEQLLLSIVTLVTGWWSLASLVGVMLSDPEHTTRRAQLVREATVLARAATVRARAATHVT; from the coding sequence ATGGCATGGGACACCGAGGCGACCAAGCGCAAACTGCTCGATGCGGGGTCGCGCCAGTTCGCGGCTCACGGCTTCGCTGGCACGCGCATGGAGGCGATCGGCCGCGACGCGGGCGTGAACAAGGAGCGCGTCTACCAGTACTTCGGGGACAAGCGCGGCTTCTACGCCGCGGTGCTCGCGGATCGGCTCGACACCCTCTTCGCGGACGCCGAGCTCGGCGGCACCGGCGCGGATGCGGTCGGGGCCTACGCGGGTGCGCTCTTCGACCGGTACGTCGAGCACCCGGAACTCCCGCGGCTGCTCGCCTGGGAGAGCCTCGAACTGCCGGATCCGGTCTCGATCGCGCACCGCACCGACATCTGCCGGGACCGCGCCGCCGCGATCGGTGCGGCGCTGCCCGGGGTGGATCCGGGCGCCGCGGAGCAGCTCCTGCTCTCGATCGTCACCCTCGTCACCGGTTGGTGGTCGCTCGCGAGCCTCGTCGGCGTGATGCTCAGCGATCCGGAGCACACGACGCGTCGCGCGCAGCTCGTCCGCGAGGCGACGGTGCTCGCTCGAGCGGCGACCGTGCGCGCTCGAGCGGCGACCCACGTGACATAG
- a CDS encoding NAD-dependent epimerase/dehydratase family protein, which yields MPAPTARPAPRRHPAPTALVLGARGAVGRATVAELRRLGAEVTTAGRSAPEPDGLALDVRTAEGRTALRAAAESVDVVINATGIEDPRLVDATAGTILVDISATAAVLARMATTFASTEAGSRGLVLGAGIAPGLTTLLVDALDPAPGDEIDVAIMLGGGEVHGPAAVAWTAELAGRPLHEPGEAGDGPSGEILNFRSSLRVPEPFGSRRYVRADFPDHLLLGAPRGALVRSWLATDSRVSTAALGVVGRFPALRSLVARAPHLGTSAWSITAIDRGTGRTLRARGEGQSRTTGVLTAHAALAAADRGLRDLATTADLLPLAAVDGLADLRLETPDPVATPST from the coding sequence ATGCCCGCACCCACCGCCCGCCCCGCCCCCCGCCGTCACCCCGCGCCGACCGCCCTCGTCCTCGGCGCGCGAGGCGCCGTCGGCCGCGCGACCGTCGCGGAACTCCGCCGACTCGGCGCCGAGGTCACCACCGCGGGCCGGTCGGCCCCAGAGCCCGACGGCCTCGCGCTCGACGTGCGCACCGCGGAGGGGCGCACCGCGCTCCGCGCCGCTGCGGAGAGCGTCGACGTGGTCATCAACGCGACCGGTATCGAGGATCCGCGGCTCGTCGACGCCACCGCGGGCACGATCCTCGTCGACATCTCGGCGACCGCCGCCGTCCTGGCCCGCATGGCGACGACGTTCGCGAGCACGGAGGCCGGGTCGCGGGGCCTCGTGCTCGGAGCGGGGATCGCCCCCGGCCTCACCACCCTCCTGGTCGATGCGCTCGATCCCGCTCCCGGCGACGAGATCGACGTCGCCATCATGCTCGGCGGCGGCGAGGTGCACGGACCCGCGGCGGTCGCGTGGACCGCGGAGCTCGCCGGGCGGCCCCTGCACGAACCGGGCGAGGCCGGCGACGGCCCGAGCGGCGAGATCCTGAACTTCCGATCCTCGCTGCGCGTGCCGGAGCCGTTCGGCTCCCGGCGGTACGTGCGCGCGGACTTCCCCGACCACTTGCTCCTCGGCGCACCCCGCGGCGCGCTCGTGCGGAGCTGGCTCGCCACGGACAGCCGAGTCAGCACGGCCGCGCTCGGGGTCGTCGGCCGGTTCCCGGCGCTCCGGTCGCTGGTGGCGCGGGCGCCGCACCTCGGCACCTCCGCGTGGAGCATCACCGCGATCGATCGCGGCACCGGCCGCACGCTCCGCGCGCGGGGCGAGGGGCAATCGCGCACCACCGGGGTGCTCACGGCCCACGCGGCGCTCGCCGCAGCGGACCGGGGACTCCGCGACCTCGCAACCACGGCAGACCTCCTCCCCCTGGCCGCGGTCGATGGCCTGGCCGACCTCCGCCTCGAGACCCCCGACCCGGTCGCGACGCCCAGCACCTGA
- a CDS encoding FAD-binding dehydrogenase, whose product MDADVIIVGAGLSGLVAARETSRAGLRTIIIDQEGPQDLGGQAWWSFGGLFLVDSPEQRRFGVRDSFDLAWQDWRGSAQWDRLSGELPEDAWGAQWGRAYVEFAAGEKRAWIREAGIDLTPVVGWAERGDLSAGGHGNSVPRFHVPWGTGTGVVQPFMDAALAASDTGRTELRHRHRCDGLIVEGGAVVGVHGAILEPDPTPRGVSSSRRTVGDFALRAPAVIVASGGIGGNHDLVRRHWPERLGTPPTRMITGVPASVDGRMIDLAGEAGARLVNRDRMWHYTEGVQNWSPVWPSHGIRILPGPSPLWLDALGRRLPVPGLPGHDTLGTLRILRTTPELAAHDHSWFIVTSRMAAKEFALSGSEQNPDLTYRDRGLLLRTRLGRGAPGPVRAFVERGADFVVADTLTALVDRMNGLTAQPLLDPAAVARVVAERDAEVRNPFSKDAQMMSIRNSRRYLGDRLTRTTAPHRLLDPSAGPLVGIRLHTLTRKSLGGIQTDLSSRALGGDGAPVPGLYAVGEAAGFGGGGAHGTSALEGTFLGGCLFSGRAAGRAVVEAS is encoded by the coding sequence ATGGACGCCGACGTCATCATCGTGGGGGCCGGGCTCTCCGGCCTCGTCGCGGCTCGGGAGACGAGCCGCGCGGGATTGCGCACGATCATCATCGACCAGGAGGGTCCGCAGGATCTCGGCGGACAGGCCTGGTGGTCGTTCGGCGGACTGTTTCTCGTCGACTCGCCGGAGCAGCGCCGCTTCGGGGTGCGCGACAGCTTCGACCTCGCGTGGCAGGACTGGCGCGGGAGTGCCCAGTGGGATCGGCTGAGCGGGGAGCTCCCGGAGGACGCGTGGGGCGCACAGTGGGGGCGGGCCTACGTCGAGTTCGCCGCGGGCGAGAAGCGGGCCTGGATCCGGGAAGCCGGCATCGACCTCACCCCGGTCGTGGGCTGGGCCGAGCGCGGAGACCTCTCCGCGGGTGGACACGGCAACTCGGTGCCCCGCTTCCACGTGCCCTGGGGCACCGGAACGGGGGTCGTGCAGCCCTTCATGGACGCGGCCCTCGCGGCGTCCGACACGGGGCGCACGGAACTGCGGCATCGGCACCGCTGCGACGGCCTCATCGTCGAGGGCGGCGCGGTCGTCGGGGTGCACGGAGCGATCCTCGAGCCCGATCCGACCCCGCGCGGCGTCTCGTCCTCCCGGCGCACGGTCGGTGACTTCGCGCTCCGGGCTCCCGCCGTGATCGTCGCGAGCGGCGGGATCGGCGGCAACCACGATCTGGTGCGCCGGCACTGGCCCGAGCGACTGGGAACACCACCCACTCGCATGATCACAGGCGTGCCCGCCTCGGTCGACGGCCGCATGATCGATCTCGCCGGCGAGGCCGGGGCCCGGCTCGTGAATCGCGACCGGATGTGGCACTACACCGAGGGGGTGCAGAACTGGAGCCCGGTGTGGCCGAGCCACGGGATCCGGATCCTGCCCGGCCCATCACCGCTGTGGCTCGACGCGCTCGGCCGTCGGCTCCCCGTGCCGGGGCTCCCCGGCCACGACACGCTGGGGACGCTCCGGATCCTGCGGACGACTCCCGAGCTCGCCGCCCACGACCACTCCTGGTTCATCGTGACGAGCCGAATGGCCGCGAAGGAGTTCGCGCTCTCGGGCTCCGAGCAGAATCCCGACCTCACCTACCGCGATCGCGGGCTGCTGCTGCGCACCCGGCTCGGCCGCGGGGCGCCCGGGCCCGTGCGGGCGTTCGTGGAGCGCGGCGCGGACTTCGTGGTCGCGGACACGCTGACCGCGCTCGTCGATCGTATGAACGGCCTCACCGCGCAGCCGCTGCTCGACCCCGCGGCCGTCGCCCGGGTCGTCGCGGAGCGCGACGCCGAGGTGCGGAACCCGTTCTCCAAGGACGCCCAGATGATGAGCATCCGCAACTCCCGACGGTATCTTGGGGACCGCCTCACCCGCACGACCGCACCCCACCGGCTCCTCGATCCATCGGCGGGACCTCTGGTCGGGATTCGACTGCACACACTGACGCGGAAATCGCTCGGCGGGATCCAGACGGACCTCTCGTCACGGGCCCTCGGCGGGGACGGCGCACCCGTTCCGGGGCTCTACGCCGTCGGGGAGGCCGCCGGCTTCGGCGGCGGCGGAGCGCACGGCACGAGCGCCCTCGAAGGCACCTTCCTCGGCGGCTGCCTGTTCTCCGGGCGGGCGGCGGGCAGGGCGGTGGTGGAGGCGAGCTGA
- a CDS encoding dihydrofolate reductase family protein: MGHIIFDTATTLNGWIADEHHSLDWLFSVEGGEQPDEGLFPADARVIVEGSTTYEWVLRHEDLLATPERWSELFGDKPTFVFTSRDLPIPEGADVRLVSGDVAAVLPAIREAAAGGDIWLVGGGELAGAFFDAGALDRIELSVAPAALPGGAPLLPRRIGPDRLRLESARAHGQFARLVYEVLPG; encoded by the coding sequence ATGGGACACATCATCTTTGACACCGCCACCACGCTCAACGGTTGGATCGCCGACGAGCACCACTCCCTCGACTGGCTCTTCTCGGTAGAGGGCGGTGAGCAGCCCGACGAGGGGCTGTTCCCGGCCGATGCCCGCGTGATCGTGGAGGGCTCCACGACGTACGAGTGGGTACTCCGACACGAAGACCTGCTCGCGACACCCGAGCGCTGGAGCGAGCTCTTCGGTGACAAGCCGACGTTCGTCTTCACGTCCCGGGACCTGCCGATCCCGGAGGGTGCCGACGTGCGGCTAGTCTCTGGAGACGTCGCCGCGGTGCTGCCCGCGATCCGCGAGGCCGCCGCCGGTGGCGACATCTGGCTGGTCGGCGGAGGCGAACTCGCCGGTGCGTTCTTCGACGCGGGAGCTCTCGATCGCATCGAGCTCTCGGTGGCGCCGGCCGCGCTGCCCGGAGGGGCGCCCCTCCTGCCGCGCCGGATCGGCCCGGATCGGCTGCGACTCGAGTCGGCCCGCGCGCACGGGCAGTTCGCACGGCTGGTCTATGAAGTTCTGCCAGGCTGA
- a CDS encoding CsbD family protein, producing the protein MSTDDKIKNTAQNLAGKAKEAVGKVTGDEQKEAEGRADQAAADIKQAGEKVKDAFK; encoded by the coding sequence ATGAGCACCGACGACAAAATCAAGAACACGGCGCAGAACCTCGCAGGCAAGGCGAAGGAAGCCGTCGGCAAGGTGACGGGTGACGAGCAGAAGGAAGCCGAGGGCCGCGCGGATCAGGCCGCAGCCGATATCAAGCAGGCCGGCGAGAAGGTGAAGGACGCCTTCAAGTAG
- a CDS encoding Lrp/AsnC family transcriptional regulator — translation MDDFDEDLIRALQLDGRAQFSALAEDLGVHRTLVAQRVNELLSSGEIRIMAAVHPRAVGLPVQVNLQLRISGPTSPVFEHLREFPNVVFLSEISGQSQAVVEVWAANLEDVGRTVREIQAIPGVIDVQLAIYDRVLRRLRLGEDPELTDLVFDEFDVALMAQLQTDGRLTFGELARRTGRSASACRARVLRLLESRVMRIGAVRSRLSITTSVLSGVGIMLTGEDDDLASAEELLLRIPTIEFAARTLGRYGLIATIAARSVADYTEIVRTIRAHPSVHLVETWIHAFVWLERYEWSLDRLVAYQSAAENSRVNMARPLPHTIEVSTSKGAQDEHRRQNQEHGAEPRRQGEGSRRQGDG, via the coding sequence ATGGATGATTTTGACGAGGACCTCATTCGCGCGCTGCAGCTCGATGGCCGCGCGCAGTTCTCCGCGCTCGCCGAGGACCTCGGTGTGCATCGCACGCTCGTCGCCCAACGCGTCAACGAGCTGCTCTCCTCCGGCGAGATCCGGATCATGGCGGCGGTGCACCCTCGGGCCGTGGGGCTGCCGGTCCAGGTGAACCTGCAGTTGCGCATCAGCGGCCCGACGTCCCCGGTGTTCGAGCACCTCCGGGAGTTCCCGAACGTGGTGTTCCTGTCGGAGATCAGCGGCCAATCGCAGGCGGTCGTCGAGGTGTGGGCCGCGAACCTGGAGGACGTGGGGCGGACGGTGCGCGAGATCCAGGCCATCCCCGGGGTGATCGACGTGCAGCTCGCGATCTACGACCGCGTGCTGCGGCGGCTTCGGCTCGGTGAGGATCCCGAACTCACCGACCTGGTCTTCGATGAATTCGACGTGGCGCTCATGGCGCAGCTCCAGACCGACGGACGGCTGACGTTCGGGGAGCTGGCGCGGCGCACCGGACGATCCGCCTCGGCCTGCCGGGCCCGCGTGCTCCGACTGCTCGAGTCACGGGTGATGCGGATCGGCGCCGTGCGCAGCCGCCTGAGCATCACGACCTCGGTCCTGTCGGGCGTCGGGATCATGCTGACCGGTGAGGACGACGACCTCGCGTCGGCCGAAGAGCTGCTGCTGCGCATCCCGACCATCGAGTTCGCGGCCCGTACGCTCGGGCGCTACGGGCTCATCGCGACCATCGCAGCGCGGTCGGTGGCCGACTACACCGAGATCGTCCGCACGATCCGCGCGCACCCGAGCGTGCACCTCGTGGAGACCTGGATCCACGCGTTCGTGTGGCTCGAGCGGTACGAGTGGAGCCTGGATCGCCTTGTGGCGTATCAATCCGCGGCTGAGAATTCAAGGGTCAACATGGCCCGGCCACTTCCTCATACGATCGAAGTGTCCACCTCGAAAGGAGCACAAGATGAGCACCGACGACAAAATCAAGAACACGGCGCAGAACCTCGCAGGCAAGGCGAAGGAAGCCGTCGGCAAGGTGACGGGTGA
- a CDS encoding amidohydrolase, with translation MRKLAFTQAPALSAPQIITAARIRTLDETGTTPEAFLVIGDRIRHVGSIAECRAAAEAVSALDPELVDLGDRTILPGFIDAHAHPLMLGQMMSWVDCGPGKADSIPEIVALLSEAAKTLPAGRPIRGYGYEQRNLAERRHPTRFELDEVATDREVYLMNASGHGGVVNSYTFELHGVTRDTPNPKGGEFFRDADGELTGELSDAACNVLTGLEGVKIGHHGPNFHLADEPDEHKRQLAAAQENFLEGGVTTIGDAQVSRREFDMYLRLAESGDLKVRVSMYLLSHLLDEAIEMGLHGQFGNEYLSFAGIKFYSDGTLGGWTAYFPDGYVGDPCRTGQLYHDPRDYTELIAKAHRVGLQTATHSQSPTALEMVIGAIEAALDERPDADARHRIEHCGLPTPAQIERMAAAGIMPVNQPQHHYNWGEGVEQAVGTPGERFNPLGEFERAGVPVTISSDAPVADPRPMEAVQAAVSRITRRGTQLGSDDLAVSLDTALRAHTISAARALGREDELGSLETGKRADFAVLDRDPFDTPTPELAQVAISETWVGGERVYAR, from the coding sequence GTGCGCAAGCTCGCGTTCACCCAGGCCCCGGCCCTGTCGGCCCCGCAGATCATCACGGCCGCCCGTATCCGCACCCTCGACGAGACCGGGACGACCCCCGAGGCCTTCCTCGTGATCGGCGACCGGATCCGCCATGTGGGATCGATCGCCGAGTGCCGCGCCGCCGCCGAGGCCGTGAGCGCCCTCGATCCCGAACTCGTCGACCTCGGCGATCGCACGATCCTCCCCGGCTTCATCGACGCGCACGCCCACCCCCTCATGCTCGGACAGATGATGAGCTGGGTCGACTGCGGGCCCGGCAAGGCCGACTCGATCCCCGAGATCGTCGCGCTCCTCAGCGAGGCCGCGAAGACGCTGCCCGCGGGCCGCCCGATCCGCGGCTACGGCTACGAGCAGCGCAACCTGGCCGAGCGCCGCCACCCCACCCGCTTCGAGCTCGACGAGGTCGCCACCGACCGCGAGGTCTACCTCATGAACGCCTCCGGGCACGGCGGGGTCGTGAACAGTTACACCTTCGAGCTGCACGGCGTCACCCGCGACACCCCGAACCCGAAGGGCGGCGAGTTCTTCCGCGACGCCGACGGCGAGCTCACGGGTGAACTGTCGGACGCCGCGTGCAACGTGCTCACCGGGCTCGAGGGCGTGAAGATCGGGCACCACGGGCCGAACTTCCACCTCGCCGACGAGCCGGACGAGCACAAGCGCCAGCTCGCCGCCGCCCAGGAGAACTTCCTCGAGGGCGGTGTCACGACCATCGGCGACGCACAGGTGAGCCGCCGCGAGTTCGACATGTACCTCCGGCTTGCCGAATCGGGCGACCTCAAGGTGCGCGTCAGCATGTACCTGCTCTCCCACCTGCTCGACGAGGCCATCGAGATGGGCCTCCACGGCCAGTTCGGCAACGAGTACCTGAGCTTCGCCGGCATCAAGTTCTACTCCGACGGCACGTTGGGCGGCTGGACCGCGTACTTCCCCGACGGCTACGTCGGCGACCCGTGCCGCACCGGCCAGCTGTACCACGACCCGCGCGACTACACCGAGCTGATCGCGAAGGCGCACCGCGTCGGGCTGCAGACCGCGACTCACTCGCAGTCGCCCACGGCCCTCGAGATGGTCATCGGCGCCATCGAGGCCGCGCTCGACGAGCGCCCCGACGCCGACGCTCGCCACCGGATCGAGCACTGCGGCCTGCCGACGCCCGCGCAGATCGAGCGCATGGCCGCCGCGGGGATCATGCCGGTCAACCAGCCGCAGCACCACTACAACTGGGGCGAGGGTGTGGAGCAGGCCGTCGGCACCCCCGGCGAGCGCTTCAACCCCCTCGGCGAGTTCGAGCGGGCCGGCGTGCCGGTGACGATCTCCTCGGACGCACCGGTGGCGGATCCGCGCCCCATGGAGGCCGTGCAGGCCGCCGTCTCCCGGATCACCCGGCGCGGCACGCAGCTCGGCTCCGACGACCTCGCCGTCTCGCTCGACACGGCGCTGCGCGCGCACACCATCTCCGCGGCTCGCGCGCTCGGCCGCGAGGACGAGCTCGGCAGCCTCGAGACCGGCAAGCGCGCCGACTTCGCCGTGCTCGACCGCGACCCGTTCGACACCCCGACTCCGGAGCTCGCGCAGGTCGCGATCTCCGAGACGTGGGTCGGCGGCGAGCGCGTCTACGCGCGGTAA
- a CDS encoding MFS transporter: MSATATAAPNSHRRALKGGMAALVGTSIEWYDFYVYATAAAIIFPHVFFPEAEPALATLASFGTYAVAFFMRPIGGIVFGHIGDKIGRKPALTITLVLMGVATTLVGVLPGYAQIGIWGPILLILCRMAQGLAVGGEWGGASLMAVESAPQKWKNFYGGFTQLGNPLGALMATGAFWALSALGQDALLSWGWRVPFLFSIVLIGVGFWVRYRVEETPVFAEKVEGQQQSTPLLFALKNNWSPILLGFLIIAMSSGGYVIATTFVQNYADTPEIGLDPTIILGALTIASLVEAIVTLPLAAIGDKIGAKRVMYFGIIGSFLVIMPLVLSIQAKNVALIWLFVILIRVTLSGAWAPLSTLMAQMFRPQSRYTSMSLSYGLGAAVWGGLSPAIASLLLVVTGGNFWSVVGFFGLLTVAAWIGVRFAPQHSDAAPVTASFTARTDTTGISTGK; encoded by the coding sequence ATGTCCGCCACAGCAACAGCTGCCCCGAACTCGCACAGACGTGCGTTGAAGGGCGGCATGGCCGCCCTCGTCGGCACGTCCATCGAGTGGTACGACTTCTACGTCTACGCCACCGCGGCGGCGATCATCTTCCCGCACGTGTTCTTCCCGGAGGCCGAGCCCGCCCTGGCGACGCTCGCGTCCTTCGGCACCTACGCGGTGGCATTCTTCATGCGTCCGATCGGCGGCATCGTCTTCGGGCACATCGGTGACAAGATCGGCCGCAAGCCCGCGCTCACCATCACCCTGGTGCTCATGGGCGTCGCCACGACCCTGGTCGGGGTGCTGCCGGGCTACGCCCAGATCGGCATCTGGGGCCCGATCCTCCTCATCCTCTGCCGCATGGCGCAGGGGCTCGCCGTCGGCGGGGAGTGGGGCGGCGCGAGCCTGATGGCCGTGGAGAGCGCCCCGCAGAAGTGGAAGAACTTCTACGGCGGCTTCACGCAGCTCGGCAATCCGCTCGGTGCGCTCATGGCGACCGGTGCCTTCTGGGCGCTGTCGGCGCTCGGCCAGGATGCGCTCCTGAGCTGGGGCTGGCGCGTGCCGTTCCTGTTCAGCATCGTGCTGATCGGCGTCGGCTTCTGGGTCCGCTACCGCGTCGAGGAGACGCCGGTGTTCGCCGAAAAGGTTGAGGGCCAGCAGCAGTCCACCCCGCTCCTCTTCGCGCTGAAGAACAACTGGAGCCCGATCCTGCTCGGCTTCCTCATCATCGCGATGTCCTCGGGCGGCTACGTGATCGCCACCACGTTCGTGCAGAACTACGCGGACACCCCGGAGATCGGGCTCGACCCGACCATCATCCTGGGCGCGCTGACCATCGCGTCGCTCGTCGAGGCGATCGTCACCCTGCCGCTCGCGGCCATCGGCGACAAGATCGGTGCGAAGCGCGTGATGTACTTCGGCATCATCGGGTCCTTCCTCGTGATCATGCCGCTCGTGCTCTCGATCCAGGCGAAGAACGTCGCGCTGATCTGGCTCTTCGTGATCCTCATCCGCGTCACGCTCAGCGGCGCGTGGGCTCCGCTGTCGACCCTGATGGCGCAGATGTTCCGCCCGCAGTCGCGCTACACCTCGATGTCGCTCTCCTACGGCCTCGGCGCTGCGGTGTGGGGCGGCCTCTCCCCGGCGATCGCCTCGCTGCTCCTCGTCGTGACCGGCGGCAACTTCTGGTCGGTCGTCGGGTTCTTCGGCCTCCTCACGGTCGCCGCGTGGATCGGCGTGCGCTTCGCCCCGCAGCACTCGGATGCCGCGCCGGTGACGGCGTCCTTCACGGCGCGCACCGACACCACCGGGATCAGCACCGGGAAGTAA